CTGCGTGCTGACGGGCGAGACGGGCGCCGGTAAGTCCATCATCATCGACGCGGTGAGCGCCATTCTCGGCGGCAAGGCCGGGCCGGACACGATCCGGGCCGGAGCCAGCCGCGCGCGCCTCGAGGCGACCTTCAAGCTGGACCCGGTGGCGGCCCCCATCGCGACCTGGCTCGAGGCGGAGGGGATCGAGCCGGCCCTGGCCGGGGAGCTGCACATCTCGCGAGACATCACCCCCAAGGGCAGCCGGTGCCGCATCGAGGGGGTGCCCATCCCGCAGTCGGCCCTGCGCGAGCTCGCCGAGTCGCTGGTGGACATCCTGGGCCAGCACGAGCACACGCTGCTGACCCATGCTCGTGAGCACCTGACGCTCCTGGACCGCTTCGGCGGGCCGGATCTCGAGGCGCTGCGGGCTGAGGTGGGCGCGACCCACCACAAGCTGCAGGCCACCGCCCGCGAGATCACCGAGCTCACAGCGGCCGCCGTCGAGCGCGAGCGCCAGCGCGACTTCTGGCAGTACCAGCTCGCCGAGATCGAGGAGGCCGACCTGCGCTCCGAGACCGAGGAAGAGGAACTCAAGGCCGAGCGAGCGATCCTGGCCAACGCCGAGGACCTGCGCCACGACCTGGTCGGGATCCATCAGGCTCTCACCGCCGGAGAGGAGGCGCCCAGCCTGGTGGACGGCCTGGGCGACGTGATCGGCCGCCTGCGCTCGGCCGCCTCGGTGGACCCTGACCTTCGCGGGACGGTGGACTCCCTGGAGGACGCCCTTTCGGCGTTGCAGGAGGCAAGCCGCGATGTGCGCCGGCGCTTCGAGCGCCTGGAGGCGGACCCCGAGCGCCTGCGCGAGGTGGAGCAGCGCCTCGACACCCTGCGCGACCTGCTGCGCAAGTACGGGCCGACCCTCTCGGAGCTGTGGAGCTACCGCGATCGCATCCAGCAGGACCTGGAGCTCGCGGACACCGCAGGAGAGCGGATCGCCCGCCTCCACCGCGACCGCGACGTGCTGGAGGCGAGCCTCGAAAAGCTCGCCAAGGCCCTCTCCGAGGCCCGCGTCGCCGCCGCGGCCCGAATGGAGGCAGGCATGACCAAGGAGCTCGCCGACCTCGGGATGAAGGAGGCGCGCTTCAGCGTCGCCTTCCGCGCCCTGGCCTCCGTCGGGCCCGAGGGGGCCGAGACGGTGGAGTACCTGCTCGCGCCCAATCCCGGCGAGCCCCTCAGAGCGCTGGCCAAGACCGCCTCGGGCGGCGAGCTCGCGCGCCTGATGCTCGCCCTGAAGACGGTCCTGGTGCGCGGGGCCGCGACCCCCACCCTCATCTTCGACGAGGTGGACACCGGCATCTCCGGGCGTGCCGCCCAGGTGGTCGCCCAGAAGATCGCAAGCCTCGGGCACCGCTACCAGATCCTGCTCATCACGCACATGCCGGCCATCGCGGCCATCGCCGACTGCCATTGGCACCTGGAGAAGCGCACGGAAGAAGGGCGCACCCGCCTGCACGTCTCGCCGCTGGACGCCGAGGGCCGCGTCGCCGAGCTCGCGCACCTCGCCTCGGGCGACGCGAGCTCCGGGGCTGCCACCGACCATGCCCGCGAGCTGCTCTCGAAGGCCCACGCCTTCAAGGGGCAGGAGGTGGTCCGTTGAGCGAGAGCCGGATCCGGATCAGGCAGGGCGATCGCGAGCTGGAGCTTGCGGGGGACGCCGCCTTCGTCGCCGCCCAGCTGGATCGGCTCTGGCCCCTCGCCTTCGGCCAGGGGGCTCCCGTCGCATCCCCTTCTCCCTCCGGCCAGGCGCCTGACGACCGGCGCGTGAGCGCGACCTTCGCGGTCAAGAAGAACCTCTCGTTCGAGGCCTTCGCCGCCCTCAAGGACCCGACGAGCGATCGCGATCGCCTCCTGGTGCTCGCCTACTACCAGGAGAAGTACGCCGACCAGCAGGCCTATCCGGTCGCCGTCCTCGCCGAGGCCTGGGCGCTCGCCTGGCCCGAGCTGCCGTGGGACGAGGGGGTCTGGAAAGAAGCGGTCGAGGGAGGCTTCCTCCAGTGGCAGGAAGACGGGCGTCTGACGCTCAGCTTCGCCGGCGACCAGTACGTCCGGGACGGCCTCGCTTGACGGCTTGAGCCGATGACGATTGGGCGAAAGGCGCTAGCGGCGCCACGCCCGCTCCACTACAGTCGAACCGAATGCAAGGGACCATCCGGTACCGGATGCCCTGGAAGGAGGTCCGTCTGTGCGCGTGCGACCCCATCGCGCTGCCCTCTTCGCGCTGGCCGTCACCGTGGGCTCGATCGGTTGCAACCAGGCCCCTTCGAACGCGCCTCTTCCTCGGCAGGAGAGCGTCGTTCCCACCGAGAAGCCCGATTTCGTCGCCGCCCCGACCCCCAAGCCCAGCGGTCCCCCCGGCGTGAGGGCGGACTGGCCGAGCGTCATGGGCGGTCGCGGCAGCTACGTGGCCGACTTCGACGCGCCGAGCACCACCCTTTCGGACTGGAAGGACCCGCGCCAGGACGACGGCCACACCGCCTATCCCTGGCTCTACTCGGGCACCTGGAGCCTCGTGCCCTCCGTCGGGGGAGCCGCCTCCGGCAGCCTGCGGCTGGTGTCCGGCGGCGGTCGCGCCCTCGAGCACAACGACCTGCGTCCCCAGCCCTACCTCTCGTTTCGGCGCTACGCCGGCAAGGCCTTCGGCACCGACGACGGGCAGCTGCCCGCCCAGTACCGGGTGAGCCTGCAGGTGACGCCGATCGCCTCGCGCGAAGAGTTCTACCCGCCGGTCGGTGACCAGGGGACGCCCATCTACTACCTGGACCCCACCCACTACGTGGAGGTCCTCCTGAAGGCCAACACCTTCGAGGTCTGGGAGTGCAACGGGGGCGAGCCCCTCAAGTGGCGCGGCTGGCGCGAGCTCTACGGCGAGAGCGCCTCCCACTCGGCCGGCGTCCCCGTCACCCTCGGCGCCGAGGTCAACTCCAGCACCGGCACCATCCGGGTCTACTACAACGGGCAGTTCCGGCGCGAGGTCAAGAGCGAGATCGTCAAGCCCTACACCCACTACTTCGCCCTGCGCGGGGCGAGCAACCGGGTGCAGTTCGACAACCTCATGATCCAGGGATACTGACGCCGCTAGCTCAGGGCGCCCGAGCGCGCCCTGAGCTAGCGGGTGCTGATGCCGAAGGGCTGGTAGAGGGCGCAATAGCCGCTCAGGCCGGTGAGCCCGAGGACGCCGCCCGCGGCCCCCGCGGC
This is a stretch of genomic DNA from Pantanalinema sp.. It encodes these proteins:
- the recN gene encoding DNA repair protein RecN, producing MLQSLRIENFILIEALDLQFHEGICVLTGETGAGKSIIIDAVSAILGGKAGPDTIRAGASRARLEATFKLDPVAAPIATWLEAEGIEPALAGELHISRDITPKGSRCRIEGVPIPQSALRELAESLVDILGQHEHTLLTHAREHLTLLDRFGGPDLEALRAEVGATHHKLQATAREITELTAAAVERERQRDFWQYQLAEIEEADLRSETEEEELKAERAILANAEDLRHDLVGIHQALTAGEEAPSLVDGLGDVIGRLRSAASVDPDLRGTVDSLEDALSALQEASRDVRRRFERLEADPERLREVEQRLDTLRDLLRKYGPTLSELWSYRDRIQQDLELADTAGERIARLHRDRDVLEASLEKLAKALSEARVAAAARMEAGMTKELADLGMKEARFSVAFRALASVGPEGAETVEYLLAPNPGEPLRALAKTASGGELARLMLALKTVLVRGAATPTLIFDEVDTGISGRAAQVVAQKIASLGHRYQILLITHMPAIAAIADCHWHLEKRTEEGRTRLHVSPLDAEGRVAELAHLASGDASSGAATDHARELLSKAHAFKGQEVVR